The Bacteroidales bacterium genome segment AGCAATGATTTACAAGATAAAATTGAAGATATTTACAAAAAAGCTGAATTAAAGGGAGTTGTTGATTTTGAGGTATTTAAAATGGCTATGATTGGCTATTATCAATTAAATCAAAAAAAGAAAAATATTATTACAATAATTGATTATTCTAAACCTTCAACCAAAAAACGTTTTTTTGTAATTGACATTGATAATAATAAATTGCTTTATAATTGCTTAACAGCTCACGGGAAAAAATCAGGAAATAATTATGCTTCTGAATTTTCTAATATGCCGGGTTCTAAAATGAGCAGCATCGGGTTTTTTATCACTGCCGAAACTTACTCCGGAAAACACGGATATTCATTGAAATTAGACGGAACGGAAAAAGATATAAATGATAATGCAAG includes the following:
- a CDS encoding murein L,D-transpeptidase catalytic domain family protein; this translates as MIYIFLISFNLLFNSCCSNTGNTNEIPEISNDLQDKIEDIYKKAELKGVVDFEVFKMAMIGYYQLNQKKKNIITIIDYSKPSTKKRFFVIDIDNNKLLYNCLTAHGKKSGNNYASEFSNMPGSKMSSIGFFITAETYSGKHGYSLKLDGTEKDINDNARKRAIVIHAANYVSKSFIKKHGRLGRSWGCPALPPKLSKNIINTIKNGSVLFIYGNDKNYLIKSEYMKTRYINN